In Leptospira congkakensis, a single window of DNA contains:
- a CDS encoding cyclic nucleotide-binding domain-containing protein produces MPLDTSKNNQKIPVNPGEVLFIGGKASTSMNILHEGSVRVETTLGDTSIVLYSLEGANLTPGIFALLEGTPYPYTIRAKTSCVISTYVMNQPNAKKTLTSKVSVGVMAVRTLLKEIGELYKRVLSIKGLSAKFEQTMDNLGAVYYILNPSIFSDVSPGALITRDENIIDPVMRLIRNNLAGFQEHGGILPDKPSVTFLEEDHGEFFERNYSEAVEWNDAEFHFIRKILSVNPKISQALFEADPSLLQSAAESYVKTYRELFEILNKETYDLSEMLNSMFAGENSLIEKFNLTLDLFNTGYSTIPSTVLLPVTEWALKKSKSLLEEYKQIFGSPFASVGNSLDKLETKQAELTGKYSHELSAQKNKEELSAQGNGTIHAGIDTKALKVELLNSASQILNYSQVDPDSVKEFSTLMVKLKSFKNPLDPEPDNRKIRRTIAKTYWEVYKKSFTKWLQAGKQAPKAVELMLRYGYFDETLLDEGHIVELVSRLHQGGGNPSAPIHYGTDWLERIYSREAPTSVDELGQTFFEKLKMDLKDSGIKSEKDIPPDYDTGEARLGSEISSMYEPNVRLTSGNIASHFPILTKYHITIPLEKCFVSKEDVEKALQYILGVDYTAFNREVIYRNEELGIKSEFVQRSIIPDFILVPSIGPKIMMWQDLSIFRGAGSKESRGRICIPHFVTGDLKTFMLEAIAAFRWELCKNILGPDWNNVGIPSVTADYTDYVQFYKKSKDLSPELKEKISSEFKRFRTDRDKFAYDYSMWIRYEAEGVQRVNRVVRSIFYRHIPFHKNIREKVSAQPAYADLHNRFKNVRTRQHKEFENKYKKYMDANGNLPKELYENLTFYEV; encoded by the coding sequence ATGCCTCTAGATACCAGTAAAAATAACCAAAAGATCCCAGTCAATCCAGGTGAAGTCCTTTTCATCGGAGGCAAAGCCTCGACTTCCATGAACATCCTACACGAAGGATCGGTTCGAGTGGAAACCACTTTGGGAGACACAAGCATTGTTCTCTATAGTTTAGAAGGAGCAAACCTCACACCGGGTATCTTTGCTCTCCTTGAAGGGACTCCTTATCCTTATACCATTCGCGCCAAAACATCCTGTGTCATTTCAACCTATGTGATGAACCAACCCAATGCCAAAAAAACTCTCACTTCAAAAGTTTCCGTGGGTGTGATGGCAGTAAGAACTCTACTCAAAGAAATCGGAGAACTCTACAAACGAGTGCTTTCGATCAAAGGTCTCTCTGCAAAGTTTGAACAGACTATGGACAACTTGGGTGCTGTGTATTATATTTTAAACCCTTCCATCTTTTCAGATGTAAGTCCAGGAGCCCTCATCACTCGTGATGAAAATATCATTGATCCTGTAATGAGACTCATCCGAAACAATCTTGCTGGGTTCCAAGAACACGGGGGAATTTTACCAGACAAACCTAGTGTTACTTTTTTAGAAGAAGACCATGGTGAGTTTTTTGAAAGGAACTATAGCGAGGCTGTAGAATGGAACGATGCTGAATTTCATTTCATTCGTAAAATCCTTTCCGTGAATCCAAAAATTTCACAAGCCTTGTTTGAAGCCGACCCAAGTTTGTTACAAAGTGCTGCTGAAAGTTATGTAAAAACCTATCGAGAGTTATTCGAAATTTTAAACAAAGAAACATATGATCTTTCAGAAATGTTGAACTCTATGTTTGCTGGAGAAAACTCTCTCATTGAAAAATTTAATTTAACTTTAGATCTATTCAACACTGGGTATTCCACAATTCCTTCTACTGTGTTGTTACCTGTGACAGAATGGGCGCTCAAAAAATCAAAATCCTTACTCGAAGAATACAAACAAATTTTTGGTTCACCTTTTGCTTCTGTAGGAAACAGTTTAGACAAATTAGAAACTAAACAAGCTGAATTAACTGGTAAATACAGCCACGAACTATCCGCACAAAAAAACAAAGAAGAACTTTCGGCGCAAGGGAATGGAACCATTCATGCAGGAATTGACACAAAAGCTCTCAAAGTAGAACTTCTAAACTCTGCAAGCCAAATCCTAAACTATTCACAAGTAGATCCAGATTCTGTAAAAGAGTTCTCCACCTTGATGGTAAAACTCAAATCCTTTAAAAACCCATTGGACCCCGAACCAGACAATCGTAAAATTAGAAGGACAATTGCAAAAACCTATTGGGAAGTTTATAAAAAATCTTTTACAAAATGGTTACAAGCGGGCAAACAAGCACCCAAAGCCGTTGAACTTATGTTACGTTATGGTTACTTCGATGAAACCCTATTGGATGAGGGACATATCGTTGAACTGGTTAGCAGATTACACCAAGGTGGCGGTAATCCAAGCGCACCAATCCATTACGGAACCGATTGGTTAGAAAGAATTTATTCACGTGAAGCCCCAACTTCTGTAGATGAATTAGGACAAACGTTTTTCGAAAAATTAAAAATGGATCTAAAAGATTCAGGAATCAAATCGGAAAAGGACATCCCACCTGATTATGATACAGGAGAAGCAAGACTTGGTTCTGAAATTTCATCCATGTATGAACCAAACGTTCGTTTGACTTCTGGTAACATTGCCAGCCACTTCCCTATTTTAACAAAATACCATATCACAATTCCTTTAGAGAAATGTTTTGTTTCCAAAGAAGATGTAGAAAAAGCTCTCCAATATATTTTAGGAGTAGATTACACTGCCTTCAATAGAGAAGTCATCTATCGCAACGAAGAGCTTGGGATCAAAAGCGAATTTGTTCAAAGATCCATCATTCCAGACTTTATCTTAGTTCCTTCCATTGGACCAAAAATCATGATGTGGCAGGATCTTTCTATTTTCCGTGGAGCGGGTTCTAAGGAATCGAGAGGCCGTATTTGTATCCCTCACTTCGTAACAGGGGACTTAAAAACCTTTATGTTAGAAGCCATTGCTGCTTTCCGTTGGGAACTTTGTAAAAATATACTTGGTCCAGACTGGAACAACGTAGGAATTCCATCTGTCACGGCAGATTACACGGATTATGTGCAGTTCTACAAAAAGAGTAAAGACCTTTCCCCAGAACTCAAAGAAAAAATCTCTTCCGAATTCAAACGTTTCCGTACTGACCGAGATAAATTTGCTTATGATTATTCTATGTGGATTCGGTATGAAGCAGAAGGTGTTCAGAGGGTCAACCGAGTGGTTCGTTCGATCTTCTACCGCCACATTCCTTTCCATAAAAACATCCGAGAAAAAGTCAGCGCCCAACCAGCTTATGCTGACTTACACAACCGGTTCAAAAACGTTCGCACACGCCAACACAAGGAATTTGAAAACAAATACAAAAAGTATATGGATGCCAACGGGAATCTACCCAAAGAACTCTATGAAAATTTAACTTTTTACGAAGTTTAA
- a CDS encoding NAD(P)/FAD-dependent oxidoreductase, translating to MESAQTIDITIIGGSFSGLSAALSLVRSLRNIIVIDSERPCNKTTPASHNFITHDGESPSQIRSKALTDLKEYPNFKLQLGEVTEIQKQKSGYLVKGNGFTEILTTKIIFATGLKDILPEIPGFVESWGKSVIHCPYCHGYEYVGNKTGLWMNESGIFEHSKFLKHWSKELTVYTNGPIQFPKEEQIQLEKEGISIVTEVVKTLVHKEGQISAIRLDSGKEIPIEALYTRLPMVQHSKLPEELGCKLLPSGHIEVSNLYETNVSGVYAVGDMASMFRSVAHAVHSGNIAGAMLNRSIILS from the coding sequence ATGGAATCCGCTCAAACAATCGACATAACCATCATTGGTGGCAGCTTTTCTGGACTCTCCGCTGCCCTTTCCCTTGTTCGTTCTCTTAGGAACATCATTGTAATTGATTCCGAAAGACCTTGTAACAAAACCACACCCGCTTCGCATAACTTTATCACTCACGATGGAGAATCTCCGAGCCAAATTCGCTCTAAAGCTCTAACGGACTTAAAAGAATATCCAAACTTTAAACTTCAGTTAGGTGAAGTAACCGAAATTCAAAAACAAAAATCAGGATATTTAGTAAAAGGAAATGGATTTACAGAAATCCTAACCACTAAAATTATTTTTGCCACAGGACTAAAGGATATCTTACCTGAGATTCCTGGGTTTGTTGAATCTTGGGGAAAATCTGTCATCCATTGCCCCTATTGTCACGGATATGAATATGTGGGAAATAAAACAGGACTATGGATGAATGAATCAGGTATATTCGAACATTCTAAATTCTTAAAACACTGGTCTAAAGAACTGACTGTTTACACAAACGGCCCAATCCAATTTCCAAAAGAAGAACAAATTCAATTAGAAAAAGAAGGGATTTCGATTGTTACGGAAGTGGTGAAAACCCTGGTTCATAAAGAAGGCCAAATTTCTGCCATCCGATTGGACTCCGGAAAAGAAATTCCCATAGAGGCACTCTACACAAGGTTACCTATGGTACAACATTCAAAGTTACCAGAAGAACTTGGATGCAAACTCCTTCCGAGTGGTCATATAGAGGTTTCTAATTTGTATGAAACGAATGTTTCCGGTGTTTATGCAGTAGGAGATATGGCTTCGATGTTTCGATCGGTGGCACATGCAGTCCACTCTGGAAACATCGCAGGTGCTATGCTCAACCGATCGATAATTTTGTCTTAA